One Papaver somniferum cultivar HN1 chromosome 10, ASM357369v1, whole genome shotgun sequence genomic window carries:
- the LOC113316953 gene encoding glutathione S-transferase F13-like: MALKLYGTPMSTCTTRAMICLHEKEVEFELVPVDLYAGEHKQPSYLSKNPFGQVPLLEDDDLTLFESRAITRYVSEKYEKTGIDLLRRDNIKEAALVNQWVEIESQHYNPVILPIIYEIFVSPITGQSPDKTVIDANVEKLGKVLDIYEDRLRNNKYLAGDFYSLADLHHLSYTYYMMKTEWASLINTRPHVKAWWEDISSRPAFVKVAQGMTFN, translated from the exons ATGGCACTTAAGCTGTATGGCACCCCCATGTCGACGTGCACTACGCGTGCCATGATATGTTTACATGAGAAGGAAGTCGAATTCGAGCTTGTCCCTGTCGATCTTTACGCCGGAGAACATAAGCAACCTTCTTACCTCTCCAAAAAT CCATTTGGTCAGGTTCCCTTGTTGGAAGATGATGATCTAACACTCTTTG AATCCAGAGCAATAACAAGGTACGTCAGTGAAAAGTACGAAAAGACGGGGATCGATCTACTAAGAAGAGACAATATCAAGGAAGCTGCACTGGTGAACCAATGGGTAGAAATTGAGTCACAGCACTACAATCCAGTGATCTTGCCTATCATCTATGAGATCTTCGTGAGTCCAATTACAGGACAATCACCAGATAAGACGGTGATCGATGCCAATGTGGAGAAGCTAGGAAAAGTGCTGGACATTTACGAGGATCGACTCAGAAACAACAAATACTTAGCAGGGGATTTCTATAGTTTGGCAGATTTGCATCACTTGTCTTACACTTACTACATGATGAAAACAGAATGGGCTTCTTTGATAAATACTAGGCCTCATGTTAAGGCATGGTGGGAAGATATTTCTTCAAGACCTGCCTTCGTCAAGGTTGCACAagggatgacttttaattaa
- the LOC113315824 gene encoding uncharacterized protein LOC113315824: protein MVIPWVSDASLSQLIDVTFPNLVENARNRDYVVNRALITPLNEYVEKLDDRVLSIFPGKEVIFYSFDYVDDDTHGLYKQEYLNNIAPGCLSSHILKLKIGAPIMLLPNVYAKNGLCNNDTRLIIKEFLQNCIDDVIISGNYMGTRVFIHRMPLEPSENLKLPYKFKRKQFPICLCFAFTVNKVQGRTIENTGIVFIEHVFSHG from the coding sequence ATGGTCATACCATGGGTTAGTGATGCTTCTTTATCTCAGCTTATAGATGTAACATTTCCAAACTTGGTGGAAAATGCCAGAAATAGAGACTACGTGGTCAATAGGGCATTGATCACACCATTGAACGAGTACGTTGAGAAGCTTGATGACCGAGTACTTAGCATCTTTCCTGGAAAAGAGGTTATATTCTACTCATTTGATTATGTGGACGACGATACTCACGGTCTTTACAAACAAGAATACTTGAACAACATTGCTCCTGGGTGTTTGTCATCACATATTTTGAAATTGAAGATCGGTGCACCTATTATGTTGTTGCCGAATGTTTATGCAAAAAATGGTCTATGTAATAATGATACCAGGTTAATAATCAAAGAGTTCCTCCAAAACTGTATAGATGATGTAATTATTAGTGGGAATTACATGGGTACACGAGTTTTTATTCACAGGATGCCACTGGAGCCATCTGAGAATCTGAAGCTCCCATACAAGTTTAAACGTAAACAATTTCCAATATGTTTGTGTTTCGCCTTTACAGTCAACAAGGTGCAAGGGCGAACAATAGAAAACACAGGTATTGTTTTCATTGAACACGTGTTCAGCCATGGTTAA